The following are encoded together in the Verrucomicrobiota bacterium genome:
- a CDS encoding glycosyltransferase family 87 protein: MKSFFCHNALWVTLSVLASIQCYLFASLFIQDNPATGEWDIGPQFSPNDLIQHYVACQLVLEENMKAPYQIARLGEKFIFLYPDSEYTENFKGDHYLYPPPTLAFHYVLSILAGHDYTTFADLWSLFSILLYISAGGLLLLQVYFKERLKVLLLLLSFPGFSYTLGIGQNGSISLLVITFSGFLVYKKKFFLAGGCIGLLAYKPQLILCFLPFLFFLNKRILLGALSMLLVGGTLSFIIFGLEVHQDWLNIILNHRSEAFNHFWGCTWLSFVQSFLKIDSPLIGLLLAILSISLGIGLFFFIGSKTQAKKWPLHLHFYFATALAFLFSPYLLFYDLILFIPFVGMILERHQEKNTLLISVLYALTWGAVFFSILGESVGFSYVAPSLSLIFVAYLLTYLKASGSKIR; this comes from the coding sequence ATGAAATCTTTCTTTTGCCACAATGCTTTGTGGGTCACACTCTCCGTGTTGGCATCCATTCAATGCTATCTCTTTGCCTCACTCTTCATACAAGATAATCCAGCTACGGGTGAATGGGATATAGGACCTCAATTCAGTCCCAATGATTTGATACAACACTATGTCGCATGCCAACTTGTCCTTGAGGAGAATATGAAAGCCCCATATCAAATCGCTAGATTAGGAGAAAAATTTATATTTCTCTATCCTGATTCTGAATACACTGAGAATTTTAAAGGTGACCATTATCTCTACCCTCCTCCTACACTAGCTTTTCATTATGTTCTATCCATCTTGGCTGGCCATGATTATACTACTTTTGCAGATTTATGGAGCCTATTTTCTATTCTCCTCTATATCAGTGCTGGCGGGTTACTTCTTTTGCAAGTATATTTCAAAGAAAGGCTCAAAGTCCTGCTTCTCTTACTATCGTTTCCTGGCTTTAGCTATACACTAGGAATAGGCCAAAATGGTTCTATCAGTCTATTAGTTATTACTTTTTCTGGCTTCTTGGTTTACAAGAAAAAATTTTTTTTGGCAGGTGGCTGTATTGGCTTGCTGGCCTATAAACCACAATTAATTTTATGCTTCTTACCTTTCCTCTTTTTTCTCAACAAAAGGATATTACTAGGAGCCTTATCAATGCTTCTGGTTGGTGGAACCCTTTCCTTCATTATTTTTGGCTTAGAAGTGCATCAAGACTGGCTCAATATTATACTCAATCATCGAAGTGAAGCTTTCAATCATTTCTGGGGATGCACTTGGCTCTCTTTTGTGCAAAGCTTCCTAAAAATCGATTCACCTTTAATAGGGCTGCTCCTTGCAATCCTGTCTATATCATTAGGAATAGGCCTCTTCTTTTTCATCGGCAGTAAAACTCAGGCCAAAAAATGGCCTCTTCATTTGCATTTCTATTTTGCCACTGCCCTCGCTTTTTTGTTTTCTCCTTACCTATTATTTTATGACCTGATTCTCTTTATCCCCTTTGTCGGTATGATTCTTGAAAGACATCAAGAAAAGAATACCCTTTTGATAAGTGTCCTCTATGCCTTGACATGGGGAGCTGTCTTTTTCTCCATTCTGGGGGAAAGTGTGGGGTTTTCTTATGTTGCACCAAGTCTCAGTCTTATTTTTGTAGCCTACTTACTTACTTACCTCAAAGCTTCAGGAAGCAAGATAAGGTAG
- the fsa gene encoding fructose-6-phosphate aldolase, whose amino-acid sequence MIIFIDSGDTDEIRELNEMGIVDGVTTNPSLAAKSGKKFKDLITEICNIVDGPISAEVTSLDAPTMIKEGEECATWHENVVVKIPLIEEGLKATAALTQRGIKTNVTLCFSASQALLAAKAGATYISPFVGRLDDLSQDGMDLIADIRQVYDNYGMETMILTASARSPMHFLNAAKIGSDVITAPGKVLKQLIKHPMTDIGLKKFMEDWEKGAGK is encoded by the coding sequence ATGATCATTTTTATCGATTCTGGTGATACAGATGAAATTCGCGAACTCAATGAAATGGGAATTGTTGACGGTGTCACTACAAACCCTTCACTTGCAGCCAAAAGTGGCAAAAAATTTAAAGATCTGATCACAGAGATTTGCAATATCGTCGATGGTCCAATCAGCGCAGAAGTCACTTCTTTGGATGCGCCAACTATGATCAAAGAGGGTGAAGAGTGCGCAACCTGGCACGAGAATGTTGTGGTTAAAATACCCCTTATTGAAGAAGGTCTAAAAGCAACAGCAGCGCTTACCCAAAGGGGTATTAAAACAAATGTCACTCTATGCTTTTCTGCATCTCAGGCCTTGTTGGCTGCAAAAGCTGGTGCTACTTACATAAGCCCTTTCGTAGGCCGTTTAGATGATCTCAGCCAAGACGGCATGGACCTCATTGCTGACATCCGCCAAGTGTATGATAATTACGGGATGGAAACGATGATCCTAACTGCATCTGCGAGAAGCCCAATGCACTTCTTAAATGCAGCAAAAATCGGTAGCGATGTCATTACTGCTCCTGGGAAAGTCCTTAAGCAATTGATTAAGCATCCGATGACAGATATTGGGCTTAAAAAGTTCATGGAAGACTGGGAAAAAGGCGCTGGAAAATAA
- the glmM gene encoding phosphoglucosamine mutase produces the protein MMNRKYFGTDGIRGTYGHHPMTSAFAYQVGYALGKFFNQEESTLFVIGRDTRASGTTLEKALVKGIEKSGGSAACIGVIPTAAVALLTQHHRAAAGIMISASHNPYEDNGIKCFGQDGFKLTDEIEREIETLIDQAPALQDSQLTDQKPCFETKDTCFKIYEKALCSSLPEKTSLEGLNIFVDCGNGASWVSTPQILKNLGAKVTSLFVDPNGENINLNCGSQHTAILQELVKKNEYAVGLAHDGDADRFILIDETGQALDGDEVLAILGIDMLERRTLKHNTVVTTVMSNLALDEVLMKHGGHVHRTQVGDRYVLAAMKEHDYNLGGEQSGHMILLDFLSTGDGLLSALQVLELMTRKKKTLTELRTCIKKYPQQLFNIRVKSKPPLEELTDLQLALNEVNQDLGAQGRAFLRYSGTENKIRLLLEAKDASKVSPMAERILKEIRIAIGV, from the coding sequence ATGATGAATAGAAAATACTTCGGCACAGACGGTATTCGAGGAACCTATGGTCATCACCCTATGACATCCGCATTCGCTTACCAAGTAGGCTATGCATTAGGAAAATTTTTTAATCAAGAGGAGAGTACTCTCTTTGTGATTGGTCGAGACACAAGAGCTTCTGGAACCACACTAGAAAAAGCTCTAGTCAAAGGCATAGAAAAGTCAGGTGGATCAGCAGCGTGTATAGGCGTTATACCAACTGCCGCTGTAGCCTTGCTCACCCAGCACCATCGAGCAGCAGCAGGAATCATGATCAGCGCCTCACATAACCCCTATGAGGACAACGGTATTAAATGCTTTGGTCAAGATGGTTTTAAACTTACCGACGAAATAGAACGCGAAATAGAAACTCTGATAGATCAAGCACCAGCTCTACAAGATTCTCAGCTTACTGACCAAAAACCTTGTTTCGAAACCAAAGATACTTGCTTTAAGATTTATGAAAAAGCCCTTTGCAGTAGCCTCCCCGAAAAAACCTCACTAGAAGGCTTAAATATCTTTGTCGACTGTGGAAACGGGGCTTCTTGGGTTTCAACTCCCCAAATTTTAAAAAACCTTGGAGCCAAGGTCACCTCTTTGTTTGTAGATCCTAATGGAGAAAATATTAATCTCAATTGCGGTAGTCAACATACAGCAATCCTTCAAGAGCTAGTCAAAAAAAATGAGTATGCTGTAGGACTTGCACATGATGGCGATGCCGACCGCTTTATCTTGATTGATGAAACAGGCCAAGCTCTAGATGGAGATGAAGTTTTAGCTATTCTAGGCATCGATATGCTAGAGAGAAGAACCTTGAAGCATAATACGGTTGTTACCACTGTGATGAGCAATTTAGCACTAGACGAAGTTTTGATGAAGCATGGAGGCCATGTTCATAGAACCCAAGTTGGGGATCGTTACGTCCTCGCTGCTATGAAGGAGCATGATTATAATCTGGGAGGTGAGCAATCTGGACACATGATCTTGCTAGATTTCCTATCAACCGGGGATGGCCTTCTCTCTGCCTTACAAGTCCTCGAATTAATGACTCGAAAAAAGAAAACACTCACGGAACTAAGAACCTGTATAAAAAAATACCCGCAACAGCTCTTTAATATTAGAGTAAAGTCAAAACCTCCTTTAGAAGAGCTCACTGACCTTCAGTTAGCTTTAAATGAAGTTAACCAAGATTTAGGAGCTCAAGGACGCGCATTCTTACGCTACTCGGGCACAGAAAACAAAATTCGCTTATTGCTAGAAGCCAAAGATGCCTCTAAAGTCTCGCCAATGGCTGAAAGGATTCTCAAGGAGATCCGAATCGCCATAGGTGTTTAA
- a CDS encoding M90 family metallopeptidase, whose translation MNRPFPTPWEAILRKNIPLYKGLPDELKEKLHRSIQLFLAKKSFEGCGGLEVTEEMTVTIAGQACMLIMNQNSDIYPALRTILLYPSSFRNNTDGCLFNYQDDNPTRLGESWSTGSVILAWDSVIGDALNAQDGQNVVFHEFAHQLDQLDGDTDGAPTLENRASYASWARVLGEEYENLQDRLERGAKADLMRMAQQILRSSLPSLQRAFLRNQKK comes from the coding sequence TTGAATCGGCCATTTCCAACTCCATGGGAGGCTATTTTAAGAAAAAATATCCCTCTATACAAAGGATTGCCGGATGAGTTGAAAGAAAAACTTCATCGGTCAATTCAACTCTTTTTAGCTAAAAAATCTTTTGAAGGATGTGGAGGTTTGGAGGTTACTGAGGAAATGACTGTGACAATTGCAGGTCAAGCTTGTATGTTGATCATGAATCAGAACTCAGATATCTATCCAGCTCTCAGAACCATCTTGCTTTACCCTTCCAGTTTTCGAAATAATACGGACGGCTGTTTATTCAATTATCAAGATGACAACCCTACCCGCCTGGGGGAATCTTGGTCAACCGGTTCCGTTATCCTCGCTTGGGATAGCGTGATAGGTGATGCACTGAACGCTCAAGATGGGCAAAATGTTGTCTTTCACGAATTTGCTCATCAACTTGATCAACTCGATGGAGATACCGATGGAGCACCAACTCTAGAAAATAGGGCTTCCTATGCCAGTTGGGCTCGAGTACTTGGCGAGGAGTATGAAAACTTGCAGGATAGGCTAGAGCGAGGTGCTAAAGCAGATTTGATGCGTATGGCGCAACAGATCCTGCGGAGTTCTTTGCCGTCATTACAGAGAGCTTTTTTGAGAAATCAAAAAAAATGA